In Terriglobus sp. TAA 43, a single window of DNA contains:
- a CDS encoding ferredoxin family protein: protein MAYVIAEPCIGTKDTACADACPVDCIHPKKGEDGYDGNEQLFIDPVECIDCGACVPVCPVSAIYAADDLPDKWVDFAQKAADHYGR, encoded by the coding sequence ATGGCATACGTCATCGCAGAACCCTGTATCGGAACGAAGGACACGGCCTGCGCCGATGCCTGCCCGGTAGATTGCATTCACCCCAAGAAGGGCGAGGATGGCTACGACGGCAACGAACAGCTCTTCATCGATCCGGTGGAGTGCATCGATTGCGGCGCATGCGTCCCGGTCTGCCCGGTGAGCGCGATTTACGCAGCGGACGATCTGCCCGACAAGTGGGTAGACTTCGCACAGAAGGCTGCTGACCACTACGGTCGCTAA